The genomic segment GTAGAACCTGTTGGATCTTGACTTCGGTGTCTGTTCCTTCAAAGTTTACCTCGGTGTCATGGTGGACAGCCTTTACGGCTAGTTCAGATTCAACTGCGCCTTTTACAAAGTCTTTTAACAGGGCCTCGATATCTTCCCACTCCGCATCATCCGTTTTGGTGACCGTTACAAAATTGCTAGCAAAAAATACGCCGTTCACAAAATTGAACTTGAACAGTTCCTGAGCAAAAGGGGAATCCTGTGCCGCTTCTTTATTTGGAAAATCCACACTCCCGTTGATCAGTAATTTATTGACCAGAAATTTCATGGTCGAAGGGTTGGGAGTAGATTCTGTATATACGTTGATCGTAGCCATTTGAATTTCAATTTTTATTCCAAACAAAGATAGTTCAAAAGAAGTTCTCTTAAGGTCATTTATAAGTCAAAGCTTATAAAGACACGCCGGTATAATTTGATGGACTGATAGCCTTTAGCTCGGCTTTCACCTCATCCGATACGTTGAGATTGTCTACAAATGTGGCAATAGTCTCACGTGTCACATGTGTGTTGGTGCGTGTAAGATCTTTCAATGCCTCATATGGTTTGGGGTAGCCTTCTCTCCGCAATATCGTTTGCAATGCTTCAGCAACCACAGCCCAGTTGTTGTCCAGATCATTGGCTAGAGCTGCCTCGTTGAGGATGAGCTTGCGTAAACCTCTCAATGTCGATTTTATAGCGATTAACGTATGGGCAAACGGCACACCGATATTGCGTAAGACAGTTGAGTCCGTCAGATCTCGTTGTAAGCGGGAAACCGGCAGTTTTGCGGCTAGATGTTCGAAGATTGCATTGGCAATGCCGAGATTTCCTTCGGCATTCTCAAAATCAATCGGGTTCACTTTGTGAGGCATGGCCGAAGAACCAATTTGTCCGGCGGTAATTTTCTGCTTGAAATATTCCATCGAAATATAGGTCCATATATCCCGGCATAGATCGATAATAATGGTATTGATCCGTTTCAGTGCATCACAGCTGGCGGCAAAGTTATCATAATGTTCGATCTGGGTGGTTGTCTGCGAGCGGTCCAGTCCCAGGACCATATTGACGAAATTGTTGCCAAAGCTTACCCAATCGGTATGTGGATAGGCTACATGATGTGCATTAAAATTACCTGTTGCCCCGCCAAATTTGGCTGAATAGGGTACTGCATGCAAAAGCTGCAGCTGACGTTCGATGCGTTCGATAAATACGTACAATTCCTTACCCAGTCGTGTGGGCGATGCTGGCTGGCCATGCGTACGGGCAAGCATCGGGATATCTGACCAAGATGTTGCCAGTGACTTTAGTTCCTGAAGCAGTTCGTCGATAGCAGGCATGTAGCTTTCCTTAATGGCTTCTTTCCAGGAAAGGGGAATCGCTGTATTGTTGATATCTTGAGAGGTGAGCCCGAAATGAATAAATTCAAGATAATCCTGTAGGCCCAGTTTCTCAAATTGATCTT from the Sphingobacterium thalpophilum genome contains:
- a CDS encoding NifU family protein, giving the protein MATINVYTESTPNPSTMKFLVNKLLINGSVDFPNKEAAQDSPFAQELFKFNFVNGVFFASNFVTVTKTDDAEWEDIEALLKDFVKGAVESELAVKAVHHDTEVNFEGTDTEVKIQQVLHDYVRPAVEQDGGAIHYKSFHEGVVTVELKGSCSGCPSSTITLKAGIEGLLKRMVPEVTEVVAEAM
- the purB gene encoding adenylosuccinate lyase, with product MALSSLTAVTPIDGRYYNNTNELAAFFSEFALIKYRVRVEVEYFIALSESGIPQLQHFDKTLNEKLRDIYRNFSEEDAIWIKNTEKVTNHDVKAVEYFLKDQFEKLGLQDYLEFIHFGLTSQDINNTAIPLSWKEAIKESYMPAIDELLQELKSLATSWSDIPMLARTHGQPASPTRLGKELYVFIERIERQLQLLHAVPYSAKFGGATGNFNAHHVAYPHTDWVSFGNNFVNMVLGLDRSQTTTQIEHYDNFAASCDALKRINTIIIDLCRDIWTYISMEYFKQKITAGQIGSSAMPHKVNPIDFENAEGNLGIANAIFEHLAAKLPVSRLQRDLTDSTVLRNIGVPFAHTLIAIKSTLRGLRKLILNEAALANDLDNNWAVVAEALQTILRREGYPKPYEALKDLTRTNTHVTRETIATFVDNLNVSDEVKAELKAISPSNYTGVSL